In Staphylococcus argenteus, the following proteins share a genomic window:
- the blaZ gene encoding penicillin-hydrolyzing class A beta-lactamase BlaZ encodes MKKLIFLIAIALVLSACNSNSPHAKELNDLEKKYNAHIGVYALDTKSGKEVKFNSDKRFAYASTSKAINSAILLEQVPYNKLNKKIHINKDDIVAYSPILEKYVGKDITLKELIEASMTYSDNTANNKIIKEIGGIKKVKQRLKGLGDKVTNPVRYEIELNYYSPKSKKDTSTPAAFGKTLNKLIANGKLSKENKKFLLDLMLNNKSGDTLIKDGVSKDYKVADKSGQAITYASRNDVAFVYPKGQSEPIVLVIFTNKDNKSDKPNDKLISETAKSVMKEF; translated from the coding sequence TTGAAAAAGTTAATATTTTTAATTGCAATTGCTTTAGTTTTAAGTGCATGTAATTCAAACAGTCCACATGCCAAAGAGTTAAATGATTTAGAAAAAAAATATAATGCTCATATTGGTGTTTATGCTTTAGATACTAAAAGTGGTAAGGAAGTAAAATTTAATTCAGATAAGAGATTTGCCTATGCTTCGACTTCAAAAGCGATAAATAGTGCTATTTTGTTAGAACAAGTACCTTATAATAAGTTAAATAAAAAAATACATATTAACAAAGATGATATAGTTGCTTATTCTCCTATTTTAGAAAAATATGTAGGAAAAGATATCACTTTAAAAGAACTTATTGAGGCTTCAATGACATATAGTGATAATACAGCAAACAATAAAATTATAAAAGAAATCGGTGGGATCAAAAAAGTTAAACAACGTCTAAAAGGACTAGGAGATAAAGTAACAAATCCAGTTAGATATGAGATAGAATTAAATTACTATTCACCAAAGAGCAAAAAAGATACTTCAACACCTGCTGCTTTCGGTAAGACTTTAAATAAACTTATCGCAAATGGAAAATTAAGCAAAGAAAACAAAAAATTCTTACTTGATTTAATGTTAAATAATAAAAGCGGAGATACTTTAATTAAAGACGGTGTTTCAAAAGACTATAAGGTTGCTGATAAAAGTGGTCAAGCAATAACATATGCTTCTAGAAATGATGTTGCTTTTGTTTATCCTAAGGGCCAATCTGAACCTATTGTTTTAGTCATTTTTACGAATAAAGACAATAAAAGTGATAAGCCAAATGATAAGTTGATAAGTGAAACCGCCAAGAGTGTAATGAAGGAATTTTAA